A region from the Calditrichota bacterium genome encodes:
- the trxA gene encoding thioredoxin codes for MAKVDATDANFEDVVLKSPVPVIVDMWAEWCGPCKMIEPYLDDISDEYGEKVLIARVDVDSSPGIAIRYGARSIPMLLFIKNGEVVDKLIGAVPKKHVLKKLTPLLD; via the coding sequence GTAGATGCCACCGATGCGAATTTTGAAGACGTTGTCCTGAAATCACCCGTACCTGTGATTGTGGATATGTGGGCGGAATGGTGTGGCCCCTGTAAAATGATTGAACCCTATTTAGACGATATTTCGGATGAATATGGTGAAAAGGTGCTGATTGCCCGCGTCGATGTTGATTCCAGTCCCGGAATTGCCATTCGATACGGGGCCCGCAGTATTCCCATGCTGCTTTTTATCAAGAATGGCGAGGTGGTTGATAAACTAATCGGTGCCGTCCCCAAAAAACACGTGTTAAAAAAGTTGACGCCGCTTTTGGACTAA
- a CDS encoding CoA-binding protein, with protein MEKMKAILENSTRIAVVGLSPKPDRPSNDVARYLMSQGYEIIPVNPGQTEILGQVCYPSLREIPGPVDVVDIFRRSEYVVPIVEEAIAIGAKYVWMQEGIVNSEAAELAEKHNIPVVMDFCMKVAHIMLHDELKQK; from the coding sequence ATGGAAAAAATGAAGGCTATTTTGGAAAACAGCACCCGAATCGCTGTTGTGGGACTGTCACCGAAGCCGGACCGCCCGAGCAATGACGTGGCCCGTTACCTGATGAGTCAGGGCTATGAAATCATTCCCGTGAATCCCGGGCAGACGGAAATTCTGGGTCAGGTGTGTTATCCGAGTCTGCGGGAGATTCCGGGTCCCGTGGATGTGGTGGACATCTTCCGACGGTCGGAATATGTTGTCCCCATTGTGGAAGAGGCTATTGCCATCGGTGCAAAATATGTTTGGATGCAGGAGGGGATTGTCAATTCTGAAGCCGCTGAATTGGCGGAAAAACACAACATTCCTGTGGTCATGGATTTTTGCATGAAGGTCGCTCACATTATGCTGCACGATGAATTGAAACAAAAATAA